From a region of the Panicum virgatum strain AP13 chromosome 2K, P.virgatum_v5, whole genome shotgun sequence genome:
- the LOC120696195 gene encoding uncharacterized protein LOC120696195, which yields MQDFYVCEPGYEAIAAQVADTACRKLVKDMHYEARVQAVINYCADVEKRKVGKDVARNMFLTRKQYLRVPPNWCAGKGACWEMMVDMWLSEEWIQRHNLCRERRLLMQGAPHHQGSRGLPEYMDVWSESHEDQECNDFQAILYGAQGQGDVRRLLQPGGSTRGVQQPERPHVHH from the exons atgcaggatttctacgTGTGCGAGCCAGGATATGAGGCCATAGCGGCTCAGGTGGCTGACACAGCATGTCGCAAACTagtgaaggacatgcactacgaggcgCGTGTTCAGGCCGTAATTAACTACTGCGCCGATGTGGAAAAAAGGAAGGTTGGCAAGGACGTAGCAAGAAATATGTTCCTCACGCGGAAACAATACTTGAGG GTGCCTCCGAACTGGTGCGCCGGCAAGGGCGCGTGCTGGGAaatgatggtggacatgtggctTAGCGAGGAGTGGATTCAGCGGCACAACTTATGCCGGGAGCGCCGCTTGTTGATGCAAGGTGCGCCACACCATCAAGGCAGCCGAGGCCTTCCCGAGTACATGGATGTTTGG TCGGAGTCACATGAAGACCAGGAATGCAACGACTTCCAGGCAATACTGTATGGCGCACAAGGGCAGGGCGACGTCCGACGTCTCCTACAACCCGGCGGATCCACCCGAGGCGTACAGCAACCCGAGCGTCCACACGTGCATCACTGA
- the LOC120691837 gene encoding ubiquitin fusion degradation protein 1 homolog — translation MDVETKERERARAGEEHVAATPTFVKLQPYTTDFLDVSHHKDCELEYNFRKFICVTAGETIVVTEGERRYYLDVLEARPGDTTSASRNYVSQVDEHQFYYRSLSRRHK, via the exons ATGGATGTAGAAACAAAGGAAA GAGAACGAGCTCGTGCTGGTGAGGAACACGTTGCTGCCACGCCCACCTTCGTCAAGCTTCAGCCGTACACCACGGACTTCCTTGACGTCTCCCACCACAAGGACTGCGA GCTGGAGTATAACTTCCGCAAGTTCATTTGCGTGACCGCCGGCGAGACGATCGTGGTGACGGAGGGCGAGCGGCGGTACTACCTGGACGTGTTGGAGGCGCGGCCAGGCGACACAACGTCTGCATCAAGGAATTACGTGTCTCAGGTAGATGAGCATCAGTTTTACTATAGATCTCTTTCACGAAGACACAAGTAG